One window of the Candidatus Polarisedimenticolia bacterium genome contains the following:
- a CDS encoding phosphatidylglycerophosphatase A produces the protein MKRRGARLALAYLVATAGNVGRIPFVPGTFGTLAAVPLAYLVARADRPWVFLAAVATATVAGVWAAGVVERQEERTDPTLVVVDEVAGFLVTMAFLPATPCLLLGGFLLFRVLDVLKPPPAGWAEKLPGGFGIMADDLIVGVYANLILRAGIHFIGRS, from the coding sequence TTGAAGCGACGCGGCGCGCGCCTGGCACTGGCGTATCTGGTGGCCACGGCCGGCAACGTGGGACGGATCCCCTTCGTCCCCGGAACGTTCGGGACCCTGGCCGCCGTGCCGCTCGCCTACCTCGTGGCGCGGGCCGACCGCCCTTGGGTTTTCCTGGCCGCCGTGGCGACGGCGACCGTCGCCGGCGTCTGGGCCGCCGGGGTGGTCGAGAGGCAGGAGGAGCGTACCGATCCCACGCTGGTCGTCGTCGACGAGGTGGCGGGATTCCTGGTGACGATGGCCTTCCTTCCGGCGACCCCCTGCCTCCTCCTGGGCGGCTTTCTCCTCTTTCGGGTGCTGGACGTTCTCAAGCCTCCTCCGGCCGGCTGGGCCGAGAAGTTGCCCGGCGGATTCGGTATCATGGCGGACGATCTGATCGTCGGCGTCTATGCCAACCTGATCCTGCGGGCGGGGATCCACTTCATCGGCCGATCATGA
- a CDS encoding bifunctional riboflavin kinase/FAD synthetase translates to MKTYASAGEISPALERPLVTLGNFDGVHRGHQFVIGEVLKRSAQTGRPALLVTFHPHPLKIIRPQSAPPLLISHEEKMARLEALGVEHAVVIPFTPAFAALSAERFVRDVLHRDLKASAVFVGNNFNFGRGREGNVGLLRRMGRDLRFDVPELPDLLILGSPASSSRIRRAVRSGEVELARELLGRPFTVPGRVIRGDARGAALGYPTANLSPSAEILPADGVYVTRARAFGAEHDAVSNVGSRPTFEGAGFAIETHFLDRAPELSGLYDEWIEIAFLARLRSEVRFDSADQLKRQIAADVARARRFFEQLAPPGGG, encoded by the coding sequence ATGAAGACCTATGCGAGCGCCGGCGAGATCTCGCCGGCGCTGGAGCGTCCCCTGGTGACGCTCGGAAATTTCGACGGGGTCCACCGCGGCCACCAGTTCGTCATCGGAGAAGTGCTGAAGCGCTCCGCGCAGACGGGGCGGCCGGCGCTGCTGGTCACGTTCCACCCCCATCCGCTCAAAATCATCCGCCCGCAATCGGCGCCGCCGCTCCTGATCAGCCACGAAGAGAAGATGGCCCGCCTGGAGGCGCTCGGCGTCGAACACGCGGTCGTGATTCCCTTCACCCCCGCGTTCGCCGCCCTTTCGGCGGAGCGCTTCGTGCGCGACGTCCTGCACCGGGACCTCAAGGCCTCGGCCGTCTTCGTCGGGAACAACTTCAATTTCGGGAGGGGCCGCGAGGGAAACGTCGGTCTCCTCCGGCGGATGGGGCGCGACCTCCGCTTCGACGTGCCCGAGCTTCCCGACCTTTTGATCCTCGGCAGCCCCGCGAGCTCCAGCCGCATCCGCCGCGCCGTCCGCTCGGGAGAGGTCGAGCTGGCCCGCGAGCTTCTCGGTCGGCCCTTCACCGTGCCGGGGCGGGTGATCCGCGGCGACGCCCGCGGAGCCGCCCTCGGCTATCCCACGGCCAACCTCTCGCCGTCGGCCGAGATTCTTCCCGCGGACGGCGTCTACGTCACGCGCGCCCGCGCCTTCGGAGCCGAGCACGACGCGGTGTCGAACGTCGGGAGCCGGCCGACTTTCGAAGGGGCCGGGTTTGCGATCGAGACGCACTTCCTCGATCGGGCCCCGGAGCTTTCCGGTCTCTACGACGAATGGATCGAGATCGCCTTTCTGGCGCGACTTCGGAGCGAAGTCCGCTTCGACTCCGCCGACCAGCTGAAACGCCAGATCGCCGCGGACGTGGC